The Vibrio aerogenes nucleotide sequence ACTGGCTCGTGAGTTGGCTGGCACTTTGCCTGATGGCATTTTGAAGCGCCGGAAGATGATGACTGAGACATGGTTGCAGAATTGAAAAATTATACACATCTTCATCATCGGAGCTTTGAATCACACTCGAAAGCCGGGACTCACCACAGACAAAAGTCCCGCGTCCGACAAAAGATTCAACCTGATTTTGCTCTGAGAGTAACTTGTAAGCTTTAGCAACGGTGACCGGTGTGGTCTGTAATTCTTCGGCCAATACCCGGTGTGGTGGTAATTTTGTATTTGGGGGATAGACGCCGTCTCTGATTCTTGATTCGATGGTCCGGGCTATTTGCTTAAACTTAATTTCACTCACGGCGGGCATTCTTTATCAGTTAAAGGTTTTGTCCAGTTTACTGGAAGGTGAATAGTAAGAAAACTGATGAGAAATGATCTTTACCGGATTGACCTCAAAATTCAGGATTCAGTGTCTTGCTCAAAGGGGCGTTGCAGGTAAAACAAAGACATAAACCTTAACAATTCTGTGCCGCTGTTTTTATGAAATAGTGTTAGAGTTAAAGTCTGACGATAGAATAAAAAATAACAGAGGTTGCCGCGTGCAGGAAAATGTAAAGATTTTAGTGGTTGATGATGATGCCAGGCTCAGATCTTTGCTGGAACGTTATTTATCTGAACAAGGATTTCAGGTGCGTAGCGTGGCCAATAGTCAGCAAATGGATCGGTTACTGATGCGTGAACAGTTTCATCTGATGGTGCTGGATTTGATGCTGCCGGGAGAAGATGGGTTATCAATCTGTAAACGTCTTCGTGAATCAAATAATCAGATTCCGGTTTTAATGCTGACCGCAAAAGGGGATGAAGAAGAACGTATTCTCGGGTTTGAAGTTGGCGCAGATGATTATTTGCCGAAACCATTTAATCCGCGTGAGTTGCTGGTCCGGATTAAAGCGATTTTACGCCGTCAGGCGAGTGAGTTACCAGG carries:
- the ompR gene encoding osmolarity response regulator transcription factor OmpR, encoding MQENVKILVVDDDARLRSLLERYLSEQGFQVRSVANSQQMDRLLMREQFHLMVLDLMLPGEDGLSICKRLRESNNQIPVLMLTAKGDEEERILGFEVGADDYLPKPFNPRELLVRIKAILRRQASELPGAPSAEESVIEFGDFSLNLGTREMFRGEEAMPLTSGEFAVLKVLVSNPREPMSRDKLMNMARGREYSAMERSIDVQISRLRRMLEDDPAKPRYIQTVWGLGYVFVPDGKSS